In Leuconostoc kimchii IMSNU 11154, one genomic interval encodes:
- a CDS encoding anthranilate synthase component II yields MILLVDNYDSFTYNLAQIVGEVTELKVLRNDDKSLYSIADQSDGIIFSPGPGRPDEAGELENMIRRYYDKKPLLGICLGHQAIGEVFGGTVTRAAAIRHGKVSTMITTAPSALFTAPKTNIMRYHSLIVKADQVSKDFIITGQSSDDREVMAMQHKLLPIFGLQFHPESIGTPEGAEMIRKFVTLTQDSN; encoded by the coding sequence ATGATTTTATTAGTTGATAACTATGATTCTTTCACATATAATTTAGCTCAGATAGTGGGGGAAGTAACAGAGTTAAAGGTCTTGCGTAATGATGACAAATCACTATATAGCATAGCTGACCAATCGGATGGCATTATATTTTCGCCTGGCCCTGGCCGACCAGATGAAGCAGGTGAATTAGAAAATATGATTAGACGATATTATGACAAAAAGCCACTATTAGGAATCTGTTTAGGACACCAAGCAATCGGCGAAGTATTTGGTGGGACGGTTACTCGTGCTGCAGCTATTCGACATGGTAAAGTTTCAACAATGATTACAACAGCACCGTCAGCTTTGTTCACAGCACCGAAAACTAATATTATGCGTTACCATTCACTTATTGTTAAAGCAGATCAAGTATCCAAGGATTTTATTATTACCGGTCAGTCTTCTGATGATCGTGAAGTAATGGCCATGCAGCATAAGTTGTTACCAATTTTTGGATTGCAGTTTCATCCAGAATCGATTGGAACACCAGAGGGTGCTGAAATGATTAGAAAATTTGTGACTCTGACACAAGATAGTAATTGA
- the trpA gene encoding tryptophan synthase subunit alpha, which translates to MVEKIETVLKHGKGFISFVVAGDPNFDKSADYIVALAEAGADVVEIGIAFSDPSADGETIMKADLRAAAAGSTTTKVFELVEKVRQRTQVPLVFLTYTNPVFTYGYEAFLAKMKQYEVQGIIMPDLPLEEQAEFVALAEKYQRSFIQLVTLKSGKRIPDIVKHASGFVYVVSSLGITGTRQNLSADAYDLITQINQLTDVPTAVGFGVSHPDQVSQFSNAQAVIVGSAIVKIIAAHPFDAEQYLQTFVKGMKAVW; encoded by the coding sequence ATGGTAGAAAAAATAGAGACAGTTTTGAAACATGGCAAAGGATTTATTAGTTTTGTCGTTGCTGGGGATCCTAATTTTGATAAAAGTGCTGACTACATTGTCGCACTTGCAGAAGCAGGCGCAGATGTTGTGGAAATTGGAATTGCTTTTTCAGATCCATCTGCGGATGGCGAAACAATTATGAAAGCTGATTTGCGTGCAGCTGCAGCTGGTTCAACAACCACAAAAGTATTTGAATTAGTTGAAAAGGTACGTCAACGAACACAGGTACCATTGGTTTTCTTAACGTATACAAATCCTGTGTTTACCTACGGATATGAAGCATTCTTAGCCAAGATGAAACAATATGAAGTTCAAGGGATTATTATGCCAGATTTGCCATTAGAAGAGCAGGCAGAATTTGTCGCACTTGCTGAAAAATATCAACGTTCATTTATTCAATTAGTCACTTTAAAATCAGGAAAGCGAATACCTGATATTGTCAAGCATGCATCTGGATTTGTTTATGTTGTTAGCTCTCTTGGCATTACTGGAACACGGCAAAATTTATCAGCTGATGCTTATGACCTGATTACACAAATTAATCAGTTGACTGATGTGCCGACAGCCGTTGGGTTTGGCGTTAGTCATCCAGATCAAGTCTCACAGTTTAGCAATGCGCAGGCGGTAATTGTTGGATCAGCTATTGTTAAGATCATCGCTGCACATCCCTTTGATGCTGAACAATATCTACAAACATTTGTTAAAGGTATGAAGGCAGTGTGGTAA
- the trpE gene encoding anthranilate synthase component I, translating to MTYETKKLNADTISVISAYLRLRGEHTVLLESVPMSQEKSRYSILGLEPVHEFKATGKNISIDGMLSQSNDPLQTLSDLVVVDSPTNQYLPFQGGAIGYVGFDAIATYENIGKTPLDDLDMPDIHMFLYETFLIFDHQKETLTIVADNVYSHRDPTQLHAVIAAIESRLRQPVDSELVERALPTFEPKSNMTATSFTTMVDRIKQLISAGDMFQMVPSQRFSFDFNDDPFDFYRQLRRTNPSPYMYYMDLGDVQIVGSSPESLVTVRQGVVTTNPIAGTRRRGETAQEDGKIAAELLHNEKELAEHTMLVDLGRNDLGKISNYGSVHVTTLLDIQKYRYVMHLVSEVTGQLRPELSAIAALKATLPAGTVSGAPKVRALQRIYEMEPVKRGVYAGAIGYLSQDDQMDFAIAIRTMIVKNHKGYVQAGAGIVYDSKPADEYQETINKAKALLNLGGRA from the coding sequence ATGACATATGAAACAAAGAAATTAAATGCCGACACCATTAGTGTGATTAGTGCCTACTTACGTTTGCGTGGCGAACATACAGTACTGCTAGAATCCGTGCCAATGTCACAAGAAAAATCACGTTATTCAATTTTGGGATTAGAACCTGTTCATGAATTTAAAGCGACGGGTAAAAATATTAGTATTGATGGCATGCTATCGCAATCAAATGATCCGTTACAAACTTTAAGTGATTTGGTCGTGGTTGATTCACCAACTAATCAATACTTGCCTTTTCAAGGTGGCGCGATTGGTTATGTTGGTTTCGATGCCATAGCAACGTACGAAAATATTGGTAAAACACCACTTGATGACCTAGACATGCCTGATATACACATGTTTTTATACGAAACATTTCTTATTTTTGATCACCAAAAAGAAACATTAACTATTGTTGCGGATAATGTTTACTCACATCGTGATCCAACACAATTACATGCAGTCATTGCTGCAATTGAAAGTCGTTTGCGACAACCAGTTGATTCTGAATTGGTTGAGCGCGCGCTGCCAACATTTGAACCAAAGTCTAATATGACGGCAACATCATTTACGACTATGGTTGATCGTATTAAACAATTAATTAGCGCAGGTGACATGTTTCAAATGGTACCATCACAACGCTTTAGCTTTGATTTTAACGATGACCCTTTTGATTTTTATCGACAATTACGTCGCACAAATCCCTCACCTTATATGTACTACATGGACCTAGGGGATGTGCAGATTGTCGGTTCATCCCCCGAAAGTTTAGTTACTGTTCGTCAGGGGGTTGTTACAACGAATCCAATTGCTGGTACACGAAGAAGAGGTGAAACAGCTCAAGAAGATGGCAAAATAGCAGCAGAGTTGTTGCATAATGAAAAAGAATTAGCCGAGCATACGATGCTTGTTGACCTTGGCCGTAACGACTTAGGTAAAATTTCTAACTACGGGAGTGTTCATGTCACGACTTTATTAGATATTCAAAAATATCGTTATGTCATGCATTTAGTATCCGAAGTAACCGGCCAATTGCGGCCAGAGCTATCAGCTATTGCTGCTTTAAAAGCGACTTTACCAGCCGGTACAGTGAGTGGTGCACCTAAAGTACGGGCGTTACAACGTATTTATGAAATGGAGCCGGTTAAGCGTGGCGTATATGCTGGCGCGATTGGTTATCTATCACAAGATGATCAAATGGACTTTGCCATTGCAATTCGTACAATGATTGTTAAAAATCACAAAGGTTATGTTCAAGCGGGAGCAGGCATTGTTTATGATTCAAAGCCAGCAGATGAGTATCAAGAAACAATAAATAAAGCCAAAGCGCTACTTAATTTAGGAGGCCGTGCATGA
- the trpD gene encoding anthranilate phosphoribosyltransferase, producing the protein MSNMSKALNLLSLRQDLSAEVAEDVMNDIMANQVSDLEIAAYLMGLAVKKESVPEIVGSAKAMINHAISLAPEPNAMDIVGTGGDMANTFNISTTASFIVAAAGVPVAKHGNRAASSTSGTADVLKALGVKITLTAEQATQVLHQTGQTFLFARAFHPAMKIVGPIRTALGVRTVFNILGPLTNPTRPQTMLLGVYSKELLVPLAHVLSELGVKRAILIHGQDGLDEVTLTGKTDIVMLRNQQMTSSEFDPITYGFHYAPSDSLRGGTAQENADVTRQILSGDLVGFKTDTVILNAAMALFAAEIRPDLAQSIALARDILSSGKAYQQLVALQRATQAVSV; encoded by the coding sequence ATGAGTAATATGAGTAAAGCTTTAAATTTATTATCGTTACGTCAAGATTTGTCGGCTGAAGTGGCTGAAGATGTCATGAACGATATTATGGCCAATCAGGTATCAGATCTTGAGATTGCCGCCTATTTGATGGGATTAGCAGTCAAAAAGGAATCCGTGCCAGAAATTGTCGGATCTGCAAAAGCTATGATTAATCATGCAATCAGTTTGGCGCCGGAGCCCAATGCAATGGATATTGTTGGGACTGGGGGTGACATGGCAAACACGTTTAATATTTCGACAACAGCTAGTTTCATTGTGGCTGCAGCTGGTGTACCTGTTGCTAAACATGGTAATCGTGCAGCTAGTTCAACATCAGGGACAGCTGATGTATTAAAAGCGCTAGGCGTTAAAATCACTTTGACGGCAGAACAAGCCACGCAGGTATTACACCAAACTGGACAAACATTTCTGTTTGCCCGCGCATTTCATCCAGCAATGAAAATTGTTGGACCAATTCGTACAGCTTTGGGTGTGAGAACCGTCTTTAATATTTTGGGCCCTCTGACAAATCCAACCCGCCCACAAACGATGTTATTAGGTGTCTATTCTAAAGAGTTACTCGTACCATTAGCTCATGTTTTATCAGAATTAGGTGTGAAACGTGCAATTCTTATTCATGGTCAAGATGGTTTAGATGAAGTGACTTTGACAGGGAAAACTGATATTGTAATGTTACGCAATCAACAGATGACGTCATCGGAGTTTGATCCCATAACTTATGGCTTTCATTACGCACCATCAGATTCCTTAAGAGGTGGCACTGCTCAAGAAAATGCTGACGTAACACGGCAAATTTTAAGTGGCGATCTTGTTGGATTTAAGACAGATACAGTGATATTAAATGCAGCTATGGCTTTATTCGCTGCAGAAATTCGACCAGATTTAGCTCAAAGTATTGCATTAGCCCGTGATATTTTATCTAGCGGCAAAGCTTATCAGCAGTTGGTTGCATTACAACGAGCAACTCAGGCGGTCAGTGTATGA
- a CDS encoding phosphoribosylanthranilate isomerase: MTKIKLCGNFRVDDADLLNQVQPDMAGIILAPGHRRTVNLMTALKIRQRLDDHIPLYGVFMNQNIADILTLFTSGLIQGVQLHGDESELEVTILREKHVPVIQVVKPEQALLPTTANYILLDNGAGSGKTFDWEIVPPKPLRHAPIMLAGGLTPINLQEAITQAQPEWVDISSGDEVSGIKDLAKMQKLVDIAHHNPN; the protein is encoded by the coding sequence ATGACCAAAATAAAATTATGTGGTAATTTTCGAGTAGATGATGCTGATCTTTTAAATCAGGTGCAACCAGATATGGCAGGTATCATTTTGGCACCAGGACATCGGCGAACAGTCAATCTCATGACAGCACTTAAAATACGTCAGCGATTAGACGATCATATTCCTTTATATGGTGTTTTTATGAATCAAAACATTGCGGACATATTAACTTTGTTTACAAGTGGTTTGATACAAGGCGTGCAGCTTCATGGTGATGAATCGGAATTAGAAGTGACCATTTTACGTGAGAAGCATGTACCAGTTATACAAGTCGTCAAACCAGAACAAGCATTGTTGCCGACAACGGCCAATTACATTTTATTAGATAACGGAGCTGGATCGGGCAAGACGTTTGATTGGGAAATCGTACCACCTAAACCACTGCGCCATGCACCCATCATGCTGGCCGGAGGGTTAACACCGATTAACTTGCAAGAAGCGATCACGCAAGCACAGCCGGAATGGGTAGATATATCAAGTGGTGATGAGGTATCAGGAATTAAAGATTTAGCAAAAATGCAAAAACTAGTAGATATAGCACATCATAATCCAAATTAA
- the trpC gene encoding indole-3-glycerol phosphate synthase TrpC has protein sequence MILDELVHVTRENMLTRQREVSLSDLKAKAEQMLVYTDFPVEQALQQPQISVIAEIKQASPSKGQIIPTNQFDYMAIARQYELASVDLVSVLTEETYFKGSLNILKSVAKAIDTPVLRKDFTIDPYMIYEAKVAGASAILLIVAILDDVQLNQYLHLADQLGLSAIVEAHTASEIKRAIAAKARIIGINNRNLKDFTVDFDNTARLRALVPEGVSVVSESGIRSREDVTLLENINVNGILIGETFMKAKDKINMFNILTGRE, from the coding sequence ATGATTTTAGATGAATTAGTACATGTTACACGCGAGAATATGTTGACCAGACAACGTGAGGTATCTTTATCAGATTTAAAAGCAAAAGCAGAACAAATGTTGGTCTATACCGATTTTCCTGTTGAGCAGGCCTTACAGCAACCACAAATTTCTGTTATAGCAGAAATTAAACAAGCGTCACCCTCAAAAGGTCAAATTATACCAACTAATCAATTTGATTATATGGCAATTGCTCGTCAGTATGAGTTAGCGAGTGTTGATTTAGTCAGCGTTTTAACGGAAGAAACTTATTTCAAAGGATCATTGAATATTTTGAAATCGGTCGCAAAAGCAATTGATACCCCTGTACTACGCAAAGATTTCACAATTGATCCCTATATGATTTACGAAGCAAAAGTTGCCGGAGCATCTGCTATTCTATTAATTGTAGCTATTTTGGACGACGTGCAATTAAATCAGTATCTTCATTTAGCTGATCAATTAGGGTTATCAGCCATTGTTGAAGCACATACTGCTTCAGAAATTAAGCGTGCCATTGCTGCAAAAGCGCGTATTATTGGCATTAATAATCGTAACCTCAAAGATTTTACGGTGGATTTTGATAATACAGCACGTTTACGTGCATTGGTCCCTGAAGGCGTCAGTGTTGTCTCTGAGTCGGGCATTCGATCACGTGAAGATGTGACATTACTTGAAAATATCAACGTCAATGGCATCTTGATTGGTGAAACTTTCATGAAAGCAAAAGATAAAATTAATATGTTTAACATTTTAACAGGACGTGAATGA